A genomic region of Amphiura filiformis chromosome 6, Afil_fr2py, whole genome shotgun sequence contains the following coding sequences:
- the LOC140155335 gene encoding peroxynitrite isomerase THAP4-like — protein sequence MANNTDNVKSIAWLIGKWESTEATASFPSMQPMPYKEELVFTHVGQPMLNFSFHAWNPQTGKPLHKESGFLRVKPGTNEVAFMCAQNLGIVEIEEGSLNEEHSQVDLESRAIGRMSFATEPHTTKISRKFKLLKGDTLEQTVFMSTTKHHELTPHLYAVYKKINE from the exons ATGGGAATCCACTGAAGCAACAGCCTCATTTCCTAGCATGCAACCAATGCCATACAAAGAAGAGCTTGTATTCACACATGTTGGACAACCCATGCTGAATTTCAG TTTCCATGCCTGGAATCCACAGACTGGGAAACCTTTGCACAAAGAGAGTGGATTCTTAAGAGTCAAACCTGGAACTAATGAAGTAGCCTTTATGTGTGCACAGAATTTGG GTATTGTAGAAATTGAAGAAGGCAGCCTTAATGAAGAACATTCACAAGTAGACCTTGAATCCAGAGCTATTGGCAGGATGAGTTTTGCAACAGAACCACATACTACAAAG ATTTCCAGGAAATTTAAACTACTGAAAGGTGACACTCTTGAACAAACTGTATTCATGTCTACAACCAAACATCATGAATTGACTCCGCACCTGTATGCTGTGTACAAGAAGATCAATGAATGA